From one Cyanobacterium stanieri PCC 7202 genomic stretch:
- a CDS encoding hypothetical protein (PFAM: Protein of unknown function (DUF2869)~KEGG: cyt:cce_1134 hypothetical protein~SPTR: Putative uncharacterized protein) has protein sequence MQLNLNTSGLVLKRPVNVKVIVTPAWQEEAQKQLQNQVNQIDSQLAQLEQQGQRAIAEIQKQGSIQASQQIENINQQVNQKKNELLQNKNQMLQQMQQVQLLELGQEVVQAQMESFFEVKEGDNLVEKLNVEVVLRDGVIEEIRGKV, from the coding sequence TAAATTTAAATACTTCTGGTTTAGTTCTCAAGCGTCCTGTTAATGTTAAGGTGATTGTTACTCCTGCATGGCAAGAAGAGGCTCAAAAACAGTTACAAAATCAGGTTAATCAGATTGATTCTCAACTTGCACAGCTTGAACAACAGGGGCAAAGGGCGATCGCCGAAATTCAAAAACAAGGCAGTATCCAAGCCAGTCAGCAGATTGAAAATATCAATCAACAGGTAAACCAGAAAAAAAACGAACTTCTACAAAACAAAAACCAAATGTTACAGCAAATGCAACAGGTTCAATTATTAGAACTAGGGCAGGAAGTTGTACAGGCTCAAATGGAGAGCTTTTTTGAGGTAAAGGAGGGGGATAACCTTGTGGAAAAACTCAATGTAGAAGTGGTCCTCAGAGATGGGGTTATTGAGGAAATTAGAGGTAAGGTTTAA
- a CDS encoding uroporphyrinogen-III C-methyltransferase (PFAM: Tetrapyrrole (Corrin/Porphyrin) Methylases~TIGRFAM: uroporphyrin-III C-methyltransferase~COGs: COG0007 Uroporphyrinogen-III methylase~InterPro IPR000878:IPR003043:IPR006366~KEGG: cyc:PCC7424_1682 uroporphyrin-III C-methyltransferase~PFAM: Uroporphyrin-III C/tetrapyrrole (Corrin/Porphyrin) methyltransferase~PRIAM: Uroporphyrinogen-III C-methyltransferase~SPTR: Uroporphyrin-III C-methyltransferase;~TIGRFAM: uroporphyrin-III C-methyltransferase), protein MNQNSFVGTVYLVGAGPGDPGLLTVKGKSLLELADVVIYDALVSPEILDIISPYAEKINAGKRRGRHSLPQHQTTDILIKKAREHAIVVRLKGGDPFVFGRGGEEMEDLVKAGIPVEVVPGITSGIAAPAYAGIPITHRGYSSSVTFVTGHESVGKYRPNIDWSAIARGSETIVIYMGIHNLHQIIPQLIEAGLTPQTEIALIRWGTRPDQEELYGNLENIIDQVESSGFEAPAIAVIGKVVGFRQELTPLA, encoded by the coding sequence ATGAATCAAAATTCTTTTGTGGGAACAGTTTATTTAGTAGGAGCAGGTCCAGGAGATCCCGGATTACTTACAGTTAAGGGAAAATCTTTATTAGAATTGGCGGATGTGGTGATATATGATGCCTTGGTGAGTCCAGAAATTTTAGATATTATTAGTCCCTACGCCGAAAAAATTAATGCAGGTAAACGCCGAGGACGGCATTCTTTGCCCCAACACCAAACAACGGATATTTTAATCAAAAAAGCCCGTGAACACGCCATAGTGGTGCGCCTAAAGGGCGGAGATCCCTTCGTTTTTGGTCGGGGGGGAGAAGAAATGGAAGACTTAGTAAAAGCAGGAATTCCCGTAGAAGTGGTACCGGGAATTACCTCTGGTATTGCCGCCCCTGCCTATGCAGGGATTCCTATTACCCATCGGGGTTATAGCTCTTCTGTTACCTTTGTGACAGGTCATGAGTCGGTGGGCAAATATCGTCCTAATATTGATTGGAGTGCGATCGCCCGTGGCTCAGAAACCATCGTTATTTATATGGGTATCCATAACCTCCATCAAATCATTCCCCAATTAATAGAAGCAGGGTTAACACCCCAAACTGAAATCGCCCTTATTCGTTGGGGTACCCGTCCTGATCAAGAGGAATTATATGGCAACCTTGAGAATATCATTGATCAAGTAGAGTCATCAGGATTTGAAGCCCCGGCGATCGCAGTTATCGGTAAAGTCGTAGGCTTTCGACAAGAATTAACCCCATTAGCTTAG